One genomic region from Prevotella sp. Rep29 encodes:
- a CDS encoding site-specific DNA-methyltransferase, protein MAKSLIEELPRIVSEGRREAAQILERLSSGTQIGLQTNELVLPSKDVSGLFKGSSPQIPNAFNMAGGNGDGWMNRLIYGDNLLAMQALLAGDAQTGLPSLRGKVDLIYIDPPFDSKADYRTNITLPNGTVQQKPTVLEQFGYVDLWEEGTISYLKYLYPRILLMKELLSDTGQLYIQIDWHIGAYMKVVLDDIFGKSNMLNEIIWHYQSGGIPESCFARKHDTIYLYKKGNIHKFNVDGASFPRNICQVCGNKTEKWNNLKKEIDADGRVYRTIKSAGKIYKYYDDEPVLLSDVWYDISHIQQKDPQRTGYATQKPEALLERIIKASSNEGDLVCDFFGGSGTTAAVAERLGRRWITCDIGKPASLVMRKRFIDQEVKPFLYQSIGDYQKEAFRNNKRYKHVGDLSQVVLGLYGALPFTPEQTNDRNFGYIKGTRTLVMVDSPNRLTTAATIRRAVEAKASLLGGDWEKVVVLGWNFAFDISSAIQKYQDSNVEVLVIPPDLLDKLAKKGYKKLIDDRSVRFSSLQYLTAKTTMIKQTGENDEIDVELENYVLLSPDNIPLDDKDKAKLQQVLERDPLSLIEYWSIDPDYDGATFRSTWQDYRENVDNDNDPLHCVYKTRLRVPHKTSRQLCVKAVDVFGFESQVVLNVEWM, encoded by the coding sequence ATGGCTAAATCATTGATTGAAGAGCTGCCCCGCATTGTGAGCGAGGGTAGGCGAGAGGCTGCCCAGATACTGGAGCGGCTGAGTAGTGGCACGCAGATTGGTCTGCAGACCAACGAACTGGTGCTGCCGAGTAAGGACGTAAGCGGACTGTTCAAGGGCAGTTCGCCGCAGATTCCCAATGCTTTCAACATGGCGGGAGGCAATGGTGACGGTTGGATGAACCGCCTTATCTATGGCGATAACCTCTTAGCGATGCAGGCTTTGCTTGCTGGCGATGCACAAACGGGCTTGCCCTCGCTTCGCGGAAAAGTCGATTTGATTTATATTGACCCGCCATTTGATTCAAAGGCAGACTATCGAACGAATATCACTTTACCTAATGGAACTGTTCAACAAAAGCCAACAGTATTAGAACAATTTGGTTATGTAGATTTATGGGAAGAGGGTACAATAAGTTATCTTAAATATTTGTATCCTCGGATATTATTGATGAAGGAATTACTTTCTGACACAGGACAATTATACATACAGATTGATTGGCATATTGGAGCATATATGAAAGTCGTTTTGGATGATATATTTGGCAAAAGCAATATGTTAAATGAAATTATCTGGCATTATCAAAGTGGAGGCATTCCAGAAAGCTGTTTTGCAAGAAAGCATGATACAATCTATTTATATAAGAAGGGTAATATCCATAAATTCAATGTTGATGGAGCTTCATTCCCAAGAAATATTTGTCAAGTTTGTGGCAACAAAACTGAGAAGTGGAATAATCTAAAAAAAGAAATTGATGCAGATGGTAGAGTCTATCGTACAATTAAATCAGCAGGTAAAATTTACAAATACTATGATGACGAACCTGTATTACTTTCAGATGTTTGGTATGATATAAGTCATATACAACAGAAGGATCCGCAAAGAACTGGGTATGCCACTCAAAAGCCCGAAGCCCTCCTCGAACGCATTATCAAAGCCTCGTCCAACGAAGGCGACCTTGTCTGCGACTTCTTTGGCGGCAGCGGTACAACGGCAGCCGTAGCCGAGCGATTGGGCAGGCGATGGATAACTTGCGACATCGGCAAGCCTGCATCGTTGGTGATGCGCAAGAGGTTTATTGACCAAGAGGTGAAGCCTTTCCTCTATCAGAGCATCGGCGACTATCAGAAGGAGGCGTTCCGCAACAACAAGCGCTATAAGCATGTGGGCGACTTGAGCCAAGTGGTGTTAGGACTGTATGGTGCGCTGCCCTTCACGCCAGAGCAGACCAACGACCGCAACTTCGGATATATAAAAGGTACACGAACGCTGGTGATGGTCGATTCGCCCAACCGACTGACAACAGCCGCTACGATTCGTCGTGCTGTCGAGGCTAAGGCCAGTCTGTTGGGCGGCGACTGGGAAAAGGTAGTCGTTTTAGGTTGGAACTTCGCCTTCGATATCTCGTCAGCCATTCAGAAGTATCAGGACTCGAATGTGGAGGTGCTGGTGATTCCGCCCGACCTGCTGGACAAGTTAGCCAAGAAAGGCTACAAGAAACTGATAGACGACCGAAGCGTGCGCTTCTCGTCATTACAGTATTTGACTGCAAAGACTACGATGATAAAGCAGACGGGTGAGAATGACGAGATTGATGTGGAACTGGAGAACTACGTGTTGCTGTCGCCCGATAATATCCCGTTGGACGATAAGGACAAGGCGAAATTGCAACAGGTGTTGGAGCGCGACCCGCTCTCGCTAATAGAATACTGGAGCATTGACCCCGATTATGACGGTGCGACCTTCCGCTCAACGTGGCAGGACTATCGGGAGAATGTGGATAACGACAACGACCCGTTGCACTGTGTCTATAAGACGAGGCTGAGAGTGCCACACAAGACCAGTCGCCAACTGTGCGTGAAGGCAGTAGATGTGTTTGGTTTTGAGAGTCAGGTGGTGTTAAATGTGGAATGGATGTAA
- a CDS encoding DEAD/DEAH box helicase family protein, whose protein sequence is MATNGMNVSLELAKRLSETVNAAWESGELMEQVTPTTQELLKFWFSEEYCSLRNRNFHAGQRQAILNIVYLHEVMDVKNVLDYYEQVTPDLMPIVDLGTLGQKKYQMPKYAVKMATGTGKTWVMHALLLWQMLNARREASPTTSEGGKMRFRFTKNFLIVAPGLIVYDRLLDAFCGRMERDKEERNIETNDFYLNQEVFIPVHYRQEVFSFIQNNVVTKEEGIGRKTTGDGLIALTNWHLFENQIADEPNESQLKDIPAMINELLPIRPGKAAGNDLGMLDRRYLRGSELEYLAELDDIMVINDEAHHIHELKRNGEIEEVEWQKGLNAIAEKKGERFFQIDFSATPYDQRGAGKKVQKCFFPHIIVDFDLATAMRKGLVKTLLLDRRQELTELKDLDYKAVRDERNKVCDLSDGQRLMLRAGIAKLKKLETEFTAVDEKKNPKMLVICEDTSVAPYVNQLMLDEGMMQDEVVTIDSNAKGEVTEEEWKETKKKLFDIDKYQKPKVIVSVLMLREGFDVNNICVIVPLRSSEAPILLEQIIGRGLRLMWREPEYQSIKEDDRKRVLQLHSQPDTYIDMLSIIEHPAFIQFYEELFAQGLAVEETGETGAESATGDIIKVGLRENFGQFDFEWPIIVREAEEELEDVEIDINALQPFTAFPLERLRQFLAQDGEVFISQEAISKTQFGRYKVTANLFTATSYNEFLQKLLRTITLRFDRISSHREMPVPNLQINGARTIAVVDQYIRTRLFGQVFNPFNGSDWKILLSKDAIVTKHIIEEMAHAVFNLQNHIMTTDAQVVHTRFSSVPEVKMRESFSMETHKTIYERQGYPSHGGGLERAFIEFLDKDGEVERFLKISENMHPFAVIYYMRSDGLMATYHPDFIVATEEKVYLIETKGNDKLFDKNVRQKQTAAVEWVRKINELKPEERMSREWEYVLIGEDHFYGLASGGASLVEICDRCKVSLSVATGELFT, encoded by the coding sequence ATGGCAACAAACGGAATGAATGTTTCGCTGGAATTAGCCAAGCGCCTCAGCGAGACGGTTAATGCAGCATGGGAGAGTGGCGAACTGATGGAGCAGGTAACTCCGACTACGCAGGAACTGCTGAAGTTTTGGTTCTCGGAAGAATATTGCTCACTACGCAATCGGAACTTCCATGCAGGACAACGACAGGCTATCCTCAACATCGTGTATCTGCACGAGGTGATGGACGTAAAGAATGTGCTGGACTATTACGAGCAGGTAACGCCCGACCTGATGCCGATAGTCGATTTAGGCACCTTGGGACAGAAGAAATATCAGATGCCTAAATATGCCGTGAAGATGGCAACGGGAACGGGCAAGACGTGGGTGATGCATGCCCTGCTGCTGTGGCAGATGTTGAATGCAAGAAGAGAAGCCTCCCCCACCACCTCCGAAGGAGGGAAGATGCGATTCCGTTTCACGAAGAACTTTTTGATTGTAGCACCTGGACTCATTGTATATGACCGTCTGCTGGATGCCTTCTGCGGACGGATGGAGCGTGACAAGGAAGAGCGTAATATCGAAACGAACGACTTCTATCTGAATCAGGAAGTATTCATTCCTGTGCATTATCGGCAAGAGGTGTTTTCGTTTATCCAGAACAATGTGGTGACGAAAGAAGAAGGAATCGGACGTAAGACAACAGGCGACGGACTGATTGCCTTGACGAACTGGCATTTGTTTGAAAACCAGATTGCGGATGAACCGAATGAATCACAGCTAAAGGATATTCCAGCTATGATTAACGAACTGCTACCGATTCGGCCTGGCAAAGCTGCTGGAAATGACTTAGGTATGTTGGACCGCCGCTATCTGCGAGGCTCGGAACTGGAATATCTGGCTGAGTTGGACGACATCATGGTAATCAACGACGAGGCTCATCATATCCACGAGTTGAAACGCAATGGAGAAATTGAGGAGGTGGAATGGCAGAAGGGCCTGAATGCCATTGCGGAGAAGAAAGGAGAACGATTCTTCCAGATAGACTTCTCAGCTACGCCATACGACCAACGAGGGGCGGGAAAGAAAGTGCAGAAGTGCTTCTTCCCGCATATCATCGTTGACTTTGACTTGGCAACAGCCATGCGCAAAGGATTGGTAAAGACGCTGTTGCTCGACCGCCGCCAGGAACTGACAGAACTGAAAGACTTGGACTATAAGGCCGTGCGTGATGAGCGCAACAAGGTTTGCGACCTGAGCGACGGGCAGCGGTTGATGCTTCGTGCCGGAATCGCTAAGTTGAAGAAACTGGAAACGGAGTTTACGGCTGTCGATGAAAAGAAGAATCCGAAGATGCTCGTCATCTGTGAAGACACGTCGGTTGCACCATACGTGAACCAACTGATGCTGGACGAGGGCATGATGCAGGATGAGGTCGTAACCATTGACAGTAACGCTAAAGGAGAAGTGACGGAAGAGGAATGGAAAGAAACCAAGAAAAAGCTCTTCGATATAGACAAATACCAAAAGCCCAAAGTGATTGTCTCTGTCTTGATGTTACGAGAAGGCTTCGATGTGAACAATATCTGCGTTATTGTGCCGTTGCGTTCTTCGGAGGCTCCCATCCTGCTGGAGCAGATTATCGGGCGTGGTCTTCGCCTGATGTGGCGAGAACCGGAATATCAGAGCATCAAGGAGGATGACCGCAAGCGCGTGTTGCAACTCCATAGTCAGCCAGACACCTATATTGATATGTTGAGCATTATTGAGCATCCGGCATTCATCCAATTCTATGAAGAACTGTTCGCACAAGGACTGGCAGTGGAAGAGACGGGTGAGACTGGTGCGGAAAGTGCTACGGGCGACATCATCAAAGTGGGATTGCGGGAGAACTTTGGGCAGTTCGACTTCGAATGGCCCATCATCGTGAGAGAAGCTGAAGAGGAGTTGGAAGATGTGGAGATAGACATCAATGCGCTGCAACCCTTCACGGCGTTCCCGTTGGAACGGCTTCGGCAGTTCTTGGCGCAGGATGGCGAGGTGTTTATCTCTCAGGAAGCAATTTCAAAGACGCAGTTTGGACGGTACAAGGTAACAGCCAATCTATTCACGGCAACAAGTTATAATGAGTTTCTGCAGAAACTGTTGCGCACCATTACGCTGAGATTCGACCGCATCAGTTCGCATCGCGAAATGCCAGTGCCCAACCTTCAGATTAACGGAGCAAGGACGATAGCTGTCGTGGATCAGTATATCCGCACCCGGTTGTTTGGTCAGGTGTTCAACCCCTTTAATGGTAGCGACTGGAAGATCCTGCTCTCGAAAGATGCCATCGTTACCAAACACATCATTGAAGAAATGGCACATGCCGTCTTCAATCTCCAAAATCATATCATGACAACAGATGCACAGGTTGTTCATACTCGTTTCTCGTCGGTGCCGGAAGTCAAAATGAGAGAATCTTTCTCGATGGAAACGCACAAAACCATCTATGAACGACAGGGCTATCCCTCACATGGCGGCGGATTGGAAAGGGCGTTTATCGAATTTCTGGACAAAGATGGGGAGGTGGAACGCTTCTTGAAAATCAGTGAGAATATGCATCCGTTTGCAGTCATCTATTACATGCGTAGTGACGGACTCATGGCGACCTATCATCCCGACTTTATTGTCGCAACTGAGGAGAAAGTGTATCTGATTGAAACGAAAGGAAATGACAAACTGTTCGATAAGAATGTGCGGCAAAAGCAAACTGCTGCAGTAGAGTGGGTGCGGAAAATCAATGAGTTGAAACCAGAAGAACGGATGAGCCGTGAATGGGAGTATGTGCTCATCGGCGAGGACCATTTCTATGGACTTGCTTCCGGTGGCGCTTCATTGGTGGAGATTTGTGATCGGTGCAAAGTTTCGCTTTCGGTTGCTACGGGCGAACTTTTTACATGA